A segment of the Caldivirga sp. genome:
CGGTACTGTCAAGCTTGCTGAGAGGTATGGTGCATCAGCTATTGCTTCAATAGTGCCAATTTACTATAGGCCGGATTACGAAACCATAAGAAGGTACTTCATGAAGCTGAACCAGTTGACTGAACTCCCAACCTTCATATATAATATTCCAGGCAACACTGGGTTTAACGTAACTCCAGATATTGTCGCCAGGTTGATTAAGGATGGCGTTAGGATTACGGGAGTAAAGGATAGTAGTGGTGACTTAGGTCAAGTGATGCAGTTCATTGAGATGGGCCTAGAGGTGTTTAATGGTTCAGACCACATGATAGCGCCATCAATAATAGTGGGGGCTAAGGGATGCATTTCAGCGTTATCTAACTCAATAACCAATTTAATCATTGATACTTATAGGAAGGCAAGGAATGGCAATGTTAATGATGCATTGAAGACGCAGGCCTTAGTCACTAAGGTAAGGGATACTGCCAACAAGTACCCAAGACCAGCGGTGCATTATAGTTTAGTGAAACTACTTAAGTATGACTTTGGAAGTGTTAAGGAGCCATTAGTGAGGGGGTTAACGAGTGAAGAAGAGGAGTCCCTTGCTTCAGAGTTAAGTAAGCTGGGCTTAAGGGTAAGGTATTCGAGGTCTTGATACTAAACGTAGACATTATACTTAACAATAGCCATTGGTTCAATGCTCCTCATTATGTAAACCTCCTTATAGAAGCCCTTGTTTAAAACCCCCATGAATAGGAAATCCTTAATATCATTTATTCTTATTGAGTAGGAGAACATGAATCTATTAAGCCCGTAGGCTGATGAAACCAGTTCATTAAGTCCCTCATCAGGCTTCACCTCGTATACTGGATTGGGTTCAGCATTGTTTTGTATTAAACTTGGCAATAAGGCTGGCTCCACAGGCCAGGGTTCAGGACCAGCATTACCCTGCTTAAGCCTGTATGCAAACACCTTCTCTATCGTCTTCCTACCGAGCTTGCTCTCGTCAATCCTCTTAATTAACTCATCAGTATTTTTGAAATCCAATACAGCCTCAAGGTAAACTAACTCATCCTCAGCGAAGTACCTTATGTAAGGTACCTCAAAGCTCGTGACTTCAACACCATTAATGTTCTCAACATGGTACTTAGTCCTCCTCACATACTCCAATTCACCAGCCTTTCTCTCACCCTCACTCAACATGAATCACCCATTGCGCCAGTAACACGTTTGTGAGCTTTAAACTATACGTTACTCTTTAAAAACTTAGCCCCCTGATGGGATAAGGTACGTGTACACTGAACCATTACCCTTCTTTAATTCGCTCAACTGCGCAAGTACACGATCCCTGACGTCACTTGGCTTAGTGTTAACTAATACACCCTCTGACTCATCATAAACCTTCCTAATTAATGCCTCAGGCTCTGAACCATCAGGGCATTTAACTGTAGAGTAGAATGGGGTAACGTAGTCCTTGAAGCCACTGCACCTGTAGACCTGCTTAAAACCAGGTATCTTACCCCTCTTAGTGAGTGGTACCCATTTACCTGACTCCTCATCATAGTACTCCACAATGTCCATACTTATGTCGACACTGGGTGGAAACGCTATTGATGTTCCAACCCCGAAGGAATCCACTAAATCACTTAACTCACCTATAGTCTCCTCATCAAGTCCACCGCTCACTATTATTTTGACATTCCTATACCCAGCTAGTTCAAGGGTCCACTTAACCTCCTCAACTATGGCTCTCATGTTCCCCCTCCTACTGCTTGGTGTATCTAACCTTACGCCACTTAACCTATCACCCAGTAGCTTAGCGGCCATTAAGGCCTCTTCCCTCTCATCAAGGAAAGTATCGACCAACACTATTCTAGGTATATTCCCTGAAACCACCTTATCAAACCAAACCCACGCTAAAGTGTGGTCCTTCTTAATAGCCTTGAAGACTATCATTAATGCATGCGGCATAGTGCCTGACGCCGGTATACCAAGGAACCTTGCTCCAACGACATTAGCGACGCCATCGCATCCACCCATGTAAGCCGCCTTATCAGCCATCGGCTGTATTACTGGGTGAAGCGCCCTTGCCCCAAAGAATAGGCACTGCTTGTTCATCGCCCTATACTTTACTCTAGCTGCCTTTGAAGATATTGAGGAGTAATGCCTAAGTATACCTAATATTGGTGTTTCATAGACTGCGAAGTCAATGTAGTTACCCTCAATAACCATTAGTGGTTCCTTAGCCTGAAACACCGTCCCCTCCGGCATTGAGTATACGTTCACCTTAAGTCCAGCCCTCTTCACTAACTCAAGAACCTCACTTAACCCGGTGTAGACTGCCCACTCATAATCCTTCGGTAGATTCATTACGTGGAACTCAGCCCTAACCTTAACTTTATCTAATCCAGCTGCCTTAAGTACATCAACAGTCCTAACGAAGTAAACGTCAGTTACCTCACCTCTAATTACCTCATCCTCATTAGCGACGGCGAAGGCCCTCTCCATAAGTAAGGGTACTTAATCAGAGCAGTTATAAGTAGTAATGTGCAATTTTAGATTATTAACACTAGGCCCGTTAAGTAGACCTGATTCTGAAATCCTCTGATTCAAGCAAGTTAGGTTACTAAAGGGTTAAATAGTGAGGATTCCACATTAACCAACAATATCCTTTACTTGTTCTAGAACAGCAATAATCTGCAGTATTAGAACCCTACTGTAGGTAGGCATATTTGGGTCGGATAATGCATCATCAAGCAGGCTAACGACTGTTGATGCCCTTAAACCTGGGCTCATTTGATTATTCCTAAGAATCCTAGCAGCCTCACTGGCAGCCCTCCTTATGTTCCTCGGTATACCCATATCGTGAATTATCCTCTCCAGGTAGTAGAGCGCTTGGGCTATCTTCTCATTAGCCTCATCACTAGCCAGTGATGACATAACCTATAGGGTACTCCTATAGCTTAATAAGCTTTTTACCTCATGCATTAATCCTTCAACATCAACCATTACATATAACCCAACTACCAACACCAGTAAGGCTAAGATCCATAGCCTACTGAAAAAGTAGATTCAAGAAAACTTACCTTACTCATAAAGAATAGGGGACTCCTCTTTAAAGTGATGGCGATCCACATGTTTAAGACTATTTATTACTTAAATACACTAACTCAGGGGTTTTAGTGATGTTCGTTAATGGGAAGTACCTTATTGGCAGGGACTTCGCATTCCCAGACTATAAACCAAGGTTCCCTGAATCATACCCATACACGATTAGGCGTTTAATAGCCCAGTTAGAGGTCTTCATTAGTGAAGGTAAGCTTAGGGGTAGGGTTATTTACGAGATTATACCAAGGAGACGACTCAGCTACATTGAGTTAAACGCAGAGGAAATGAATATACTATCCACAAGCCACCAGAGGGATTACGACGGCTCCATATTAAGGCTATACTTCAACCCACCCCTGGAGGCTTCCCAAAACACAATTATTGAGGTTTCTTACGAAACTAAGCCTAGGAAGGGCGCCTACTTCATAAGGCCTGATAAGGAAAAAGGAAACACTGCGCTCATGGTTTGGACTCAGGGTGAAAGTGAAGATAATAGGTATTGGTTACCGCTACCAGATAATCCTAACATAAAATTCCCAACTGAACTAGAGATAACGGTTCCAAGGGGCATGATCGCCATCTCCAATGGTGTGTTAATGGATGTTAGGGATCTCAACGATAAATCTACGTGGCGTTGGGTCTTTGATTACCCGCATTCCCCATACTTAATAGCCTTCGCTGCCGGTGAATTTGAGAAGCTTGAATCAGACTGCAATGGGGTTAAGCTAGAGTATTATTGGCCCAAGGGTAGGTACGGGGACCCACAGGTAACCTTTGCCGCTACCTGTGATGCCGTGAAATTCTTCAGTGAGTACACTGGGGTTAAGTACCCGTATCCTGTTTATAAACAGGTAGCTGTTCATGAATTCATTTACGGTGGTATGGAGAACACTACTGTGACAATACTAACTGATACGACTCTACATACGAGGAGGGAGGAGTGCCCCTATGATGAGTGGCCGTGTAGGGGTAGGGAGGATTTTTCTTCTGATGGTTTGGTTGCTCATGAGTTGGCTCATCAGTGGTTTGGGGATTTGGTTACTACTAGGGATTGGGGTAATATTTGGCTTAATGAGGCTTTCGCAACCTACTTTGATGCATTATACACGCTTCACAGTAGGGGTTTCGATGAATTTGTGTATAGGCTTTACGGTAACCTTAAGTCCTACCTAGATGAGTATAGGCGATACTCAAGGCCAATAGTCACTAACCTATACTCAATACCTGAGGAGATGTTTGATAGGCACACCTACGAGAAGGGATCACTAGTACTACACACGTTAAAGAACATAATAGGAGAAGAAAACTTCAGGAAGGGTATTGAGGATTACTTGAATAAGCATAGGTTCAGTAATGCTGATACTGAGGATTTAAGGAAGGCCATGGAGGAGGCTTACGGTGAAGACTTAACCTGGTTCTTTAAACAATTCGTCTACTCAGCTGGTCATCCAGTTCTTAAGGTTTCCTGGAGTTGGCTCCCTGATGAATCTGCAATTAGGTTAAGTATAAGTCAGGCTCAGGGTGATGACTCATACCCTATCTATAAAATACCACTGGAGGTTAAGATAGTTTACGAGGGTAATAGTGAAGTTAGGTTACTAAACATTGAGGAGAAGGAGCATGTGCTTCACTTGAATGCGCCCAGTAAGCCAAAGTACATTTGCATCGACCCCAAGTTCAAGGTGCTTAAAGTAACACAGTTCGATAAACCACTTGAGGAGGCAATAGGGGAATTAAATGATGAGGACGTAATGTGTAGGATTGAGGCCATTAATGCACTAGCCAAGAACGCAAGCCCAAGGGCTGTTGAAGCCTTGGCTTTAACAGTAGAGAGGGATCCATTCTGGGGTGTTGCAGTTGAGGCTGCTAATGCATTAGGTAGAATAGGTGGTGAATCAGCTAAAGTGGAACTACTTAGGTTACTTAAAAGGGTCACGCATCCGAGGGTTAGGAGAAGCATAATTGATGCCTTAGGTAACTTCAGGGGTGATGCGGAAGTGGCTAAGGTTCTCCTCAACATTGCTAACGATGGTAAGGAATCAGACTACGTTAGGTACGCTGCCCTAGTGAGCCTAGGTAAACTGAGGATTAGGGATTTTGAAAATGAGTTAATTAAAGCCCTTAACTATGGGGGCTTTAACTACGTTATAACGCAGGGTGCATTAAGGGGATTGAGCGAACTAGGTACTGATAATGCATTCAAGGTAGTACTCAGCCACACTGAGCCTAATAAACCAACACTAGTTAGGGCTACTGCGGTAATGGCCCTCGGTAAGTTTATTGATAGAAGGGAGGCAATCGACAGGTTAATTGAACTGGCCAAGGAT
Coding sequences within it:
- a CDS encoding dihydrodipicolinate synthase family protein, which encodes MEGVLVALAIPFKNGKVDANGLITHVSSLVKDGVDGFFPLGTTGIGVLLNLEERETVVKAVAEASGGKPIVVQVGSLDWDTVSGTVKLAERYGASAIASIVPIYYRPDYETIRRYFMKLNQLTELPTFIYNIPGNTGFNVTPDIVARLIKDGVRITGVKDSSGDLGQVMQFIEMGLEVFNGSDHMIAPSIIVGAKGCISALSNSITNLIIDTYRKARNGNVNDALKTQALVTKVRDTANKYPRPAVHYSLVKLLKYDFGSVKEPLVRGLTSEEEESLASELSKLGLRVRYSRS
- a CDS encoding nicotinate phosphoribosyltransferase, with protein sequence MERAFAVANEDEVIRGEVTDVYFVRTVDVLKAAGLDKVKVRAEFHVMNLPKDYEWAVYTGLSEVLELVKRAGLKVNVYSMPEGTVFQAKEPLMVIEGNYIDFAVYETPILGILRHYSSISSKAARVKYRAMNKQCLFFGARALHPVIQPMADKAAYMGGCDGVANVVGARFLGIPASGTMPHALMIVFKAIKKDHTLAWVWFDKVVSGNIPRIVLVDTFLDEREEALMAAKLLGDRLSGVRLDTPSSRRGNMRAIVEEVKWTLELAGYRNVKIIVSGGLDEETIGELSDLVDSFGVGTSIAFPPSVDISMDIVEYYDEESGKWVPLTKRGKIPGFKQVYRCSGFKDYVTPFYSTVKCPDGSEPEALIRKVYDESEGVLVNTKPSDVRDRVLAQLSELKKGNGSVYTYLIPSGG
- a CDS encoding UPF0147 family protein; the protein is MSSLASDEANEKIAQALYYLERIIHDMGIPRNIRRAASEAARILRNNQMSPGLRASTVVSLLDDALSDPNMPTYSRVLILQIIAVLEQVKDIVG
- a CDS encoding M1 family aminopeptidase, whose amino-acid sequence is MFVNGKYLIGRDFAFPDYKPRFPESYPYTIRRLIAQLEVFISEGKLRGRVIYEIIPRRRLSYIELNAEEMNILSTSHQRDYDGSILRLYFNPPLEASQNTIIEVSYETKPRKGAYFIRPDKEKGNTALMVWTQGESEDNRYWLPLPDNPNIKFPTELEITVPRGMIAISNGVLMDVRDLNDKSTWRWVFDYPHSPYLIAFAAGEFEKLESDCNGVKLEYYWPKGRYGDPQVTFAATCDAVKFFSEYTGVKYPYPVYKQVAVHEFIYGGMENTTVTILTDTTLHTRREECPYDEWPCRGREDFSSDGLVAHELAHQWFGDLVTTRDWGNIWLNEAFATYFDALYTLHSRGFDEFVYRLYGNLKSYLDEYRRYSRPIVTNLYSIPEEMFDRHTYEKGSLVLHTLKNIIGEENFRKGIEDYLNKHRFSNADTEDLRKAMEEAYGEDLTWFFKQFVYSAGHPVLKVSWSWLPDESAIRLSISQAQGDDSYPIYKIPLEVKIVYEGNSEVRLLNIEEKEHVLHLNAPSKPKYICIDPKFKVLKVTQFDKPLEEAIGELNDEDVMCRIEAINALAKNASPRAVEALALTVERDPFWGVAVEAANALGRIGGESAKVELLRLLKRVTHPRVRRSIIDALGNFRGDAEVAKVLLNIANDGKESDYVRYAALVSLGKLRIRDFENELIKALNYGGFNYVITQGALRGLSELGTDNAFKVVLSHTEPNKPTLVRATAVMALGKFIDRREAIDRLIELAKDEQFRVRFAVVATADEVKHPALLPTLDELASRDPDGRIRRLARETAKRIRDQLEKGVEYQRLREEIEQIREEHRRIMEEIGKLERR